One part of the Tistrella bauzanensis genome encodes these proteins:
- the ubiB gene encoding 2-polyprenylphenol 6-hydroxylase: MLSTLRHLLRLSRIGLVLARHGALFPLEQLRSQHPAAGFVGQAARRLMRRDLADMRDGIRLATALTALGPSFVKLGQVLSIRADLIGEDVARDLARLQDRLPPFPAADARRIIEAEFEQPVDSLFSRFDDVPVAAASIAQVHFAETTDGREVAVKILRPGVEEALATDLALFGWIARWLERLLPGSRRLKPVEVVRTLAEVVAIETDLRMEASAGQELRENFAGDDGFMVPEIDWMRTSARVMTLERVVGVRADDTTALDAAGLDGRTIMANAARFFFLQVFRDGFFHGDMHPGNLFILPDGRIAVIDFGIMGRLDRQTRLYLAEMLRSFLARDYVAVAEVHFAAGFVPENQSRPLFAQAARSIGEPILGKPQNEISIGRLLAQLFQVTATFQMETQPQLLLLQKTMVQAEGMARLLDPGANMWVLAEPLVREWMIANLGPRARAESAAREAAAFLRRLPVALDRLEKLTDPERAWPVKARGGRTAAALGGALCVALLWLILG, encoded by the coding sequence ATGCTCTCGACCCTGCGCCACCTGCTCCGGCTGTCCCGGATCGGTCTGGTCCTCGCCCGTCACGGGGCGCTGTTTCCGCTGGAGCAGCTGCGCAGCCAGCATCCGGCAGCCGGCTTCGTGGGGCAGGCCGCGCGCCGGCTGATGCGCCGGGATCTGGCCGATATGCGCGACGGCATCCGGCTGGCCACCGCGCTTACCGCCCTCGGCCCCAGTTTCGTCAAGCTGGGCCAGGTGCTGTCGATCCGCGCCGATCTGATCGGCGAGGACGTCGCCCGCGATCTGGCCCGGCTTCAGGACCGGCTGCCGCCGTTTCCCGCCGCGGACGCCCGCCGGATCATCGAGGCCGAATTCGAACAGCCGGTGGACAGCCTGTTCAGCCGGTTCGACGATGTGCCGGTGGCGGCGGCATCGATCGCGCAGGTCCATTTCGCCGAGACCACCGATGGCCGCGAGGTCGCGGTCAAGATCCTGCGTCCGGGGGTCGAGGAGGCGCTGGCCACCGACCTCGCGCTGTTCGGCTGGATCGCCCGCTGGCTGGAACGGCTGCTGCCCGGCAGCCGGCGCCTGAAACCGGTCGAGGTGGTCCGCACGCTGGCCGAGGTGGTGGCGATCGAGACCGATCTGCGAATGGAGGCATCGGCCGGCCAGGAGCTGCGCGAGAACTTTGCCGGCGATGACGGCTTCATGGTGCCGGAAATCGACTGGATGCGGACCTCGGCGCGGGTGATGACGCTGGAGCGGGTGGTGGGCGTGCGCGCCGACGACACCACAGCCCTCGATGCCGCCGGGCTCGACGGCCGGACCATCATGGCCAATGCCGCGCGGTTCTTCTTCCTGCAGGTGTTCCGCGACGGCTTTTTCCACGGCGACATGCATCCGGGCAATCTGTTCATCCTGCCCGACGGCCGGATCGCGGTGATCGATTTCGGTATCATGGGCCGGCTGGACCGCCAGACCCGGCTGTATCTGGCCGAGATGCTGCGCTCGTTCCTGGCACGCGACTATGTGGCGGTGGCCGAGGTGCATTTCGCCGCCGGCTTCGTGCCCGAAAACCAGTCCCGGCCGCTGTTCGCCCAGGCGGCGCGATCGATCGGCGAGCCGATCCTGGGCAAGCCCCAGAACGAGATTTCGATCGGCCGGCTTCTGGCCCAGCTGTTCCAGGTCACCGCCACGTTCCAGATGGAGACCCAGCCCCAGCTGCTGCTGTTGCAGAAGACCATGGTTCAGGCGGAAGGCATGGCCCGTCTGCTCGACCCCGGCGCCAATATGTGGGTGCTGGCGGAACCGCTGGTCCGCGAGTGGATGATCGCCAATCTGGGCCCCCGCGCCCGCGCCGAGTCCGCAGCGCGCGAGGCCGCAGCCTTCCTGCGCCGGCTGCCGGTCGCGCTCGACCGGCTGGAAAAACTGACCGACCCTGAACGGGCCTGGCCGGTGAAGGCCCGTGGCGGACGCACCGCGGCGGCGCTGGGCGGCGCGCTGTGCGTGGCCCTGCTCTGGCTGATCCTGGGCTGA
- a CDS encoding bifunctional phosphopantothenoylcysteine decarboxylase/phosphopantothenate synthase has translation MLTGKRILLIVTGGIAAYKALELIRLLRKAGAGVRVVMTAAAGEFVTPMSLGVLSGEEVHTDLFSLKDETEIGHIQLSRAADLVVVAPATADVLAKMAGGIADDLATTLLLATDKRVLVAPAMNVRMWFHPATQRNLRRLAEDGILMVGPDEGDMACGEFGPGRMSEPPAIVEAIIRALAPEPGQRLITGGQRRLDGDPDIIDAAQIDQPGPLSGRHAIVTSGPTHEPIDPVRYIANRSSGKQGHAIAASLAALGARVTLVSGPTGLADPAGVTTVHVEAAREMLAAVEAALPADIAVCAAAVADWRPALEAGQKLKKQQGGALPPDIRLIENPDILRRLSEPGPARPALVVGFAAETECVLDHADAKRRRKGCDWILANDVATGTSTFGGDDNAVHLLDDRGVESWPAMSKQAVADRLAQRIADHFAAPDPSGCGPGSRPDQ, from the coding sequence GTGCTCACCGGCAAGCGTATCCTGCTCATCGTCACCGGCGGCATCGCCGCCTATAAGGCGCTGGAACTGATCCGCCTGCTGCGCAAGGCGGGCGCGGGGGTGCGGGTGGTGATGACCGCCGCCGCCGGCGAGTTCGTGACGCCCATGTCGCTGGGCGTGCTGTCGGGCGAAGAGGTCCACACCGACCTGTTCTCGTTGAAGGACGAAACCGAGATCGGCCATATTCAGCTGTCGCGCGCGGCCGATCTGGTGGTGGTGGCGCCGGCCACGGCCGATGTCCTGGCCAAGATGGCCGGCGGCATCGCCGACGACCTGGCGACGACCCTGCTGCTGGCCACCGACAAGCGGGTACTGGTGGCGCCGGCGATGAATGTCCGGATGTGGTTCCATCCCGCGACCCAACGCAATCTGCGCCGGCTGGCCGAAGACGGCATTCTGATGGTCGGCCCCGATGAGGGCGACATGGCCTGCGGCGAGTTCGGCCCCGGCCGGATGAGCGAGCCGCCGGCGATCGTCGAGGCCATCATCCGGGCGCTGGCGCCGGAGCCCGGCCAGCGGCTGATCACCGGCGGTCAGCGCCGGCTGGACGGCGACCCCGACATCATCGATGCCGCGCAGATCGACCAGCCGGGACCGCTGTCGGGCCGCCACGCCATCGTCACCAGCGGCCCGACCCACGAGCCGATCGACCCGGTGCGCTATATCGCCAACCGGTCATCCGGCAAACAAGGGCATGCCATCGCCGCCAGCCTGGCGGCTTTGGGGGCGCGGGTGACCCTGGTGTCGGGCCCCACCGGTCTGGCCGATCCGGCCGGTGTCACCACGGTGCATGTCGAGGCGGCGCGCGAGATGCTGGCGGCGGTGGAAGCGGCCCTCCCGGCCGATATCGCGGTCTGTGCCGCCGCGGTCGCCGACTGGCGCCCGGCGCTGGAAGCCGGACAGAAGCTGAAGAAGCAGCAAGGCGGCGCCCTGCCACCCGATATCCGGCTGATCGAGAACCCCGACATCCTGCGCCGGCTGTCGGAGCCAGGGCCGGCGCGCCCGGCCCTGGTGGTGGGCTTCGCGGCCGAGACCGAGTGCGTACTCGACCATGCCGACGCCAAACGGCGGCGCAAGGGCTGCGACTGGATCCTGGCCAACGACGTCGCCACCGGCACCAGCACCTTCGGCGGCGACGACAATGCCGTGCATCTGCTGGACGATCGGGGCGTCGAAAGCTGGCCGGCCATGTCGAAACAAGCGGTGGCCGACCGGCTGGCCCAGCGCATCGCCGATCATTTCGCCGCCCCCGATCCGTCGGGATGCGGCCCTGGTTCAAGGCCCGACCAATGA
- the dut gene encoding dUTP diphosphatase, whose protein sequence is MTQPLSIAVTRLDHGRDLPLPRLETQAAAGLDLAAAVPEAAPLILAPGARALVPTGLAIALPEGFEAQIRPRSGLAFKHGVTVLNSPGTIDADYRGEVKVLLINHGDAAFTITRGMRIAQMVVAPVTAPLLAEVDALPATVRGAGGFGSTGA, encoded by the coding sequence ATGACCCAGCCCCTGTCCATCGCCGTCACCCGACTGGATCACGGCCGCGATCTGCCCCTGCCGCGGTTGGAAACCCAGGCAGCGGCAGGGCTGGATCTTGCCGCCGCCGTGCCGGAAGCCGCGCCGCTGATCCTGGCGCCGGGCGCCCGCGCCCTGGTGCCGACGGGGCTGGCGATCGCCCTGCCCGAGGGGTTCGAGGCGCAGATCCGGCCACGGTCGGGGCTCGCCTTCAAGCATGGCGTCACCGTGCTCAACAGCCCCGGAACCATCGATGCGGATTACCGCGGCGAGGTGAAGGTGCTGCTGATCAATCATGGCGATGCCGCCTTCACCATCACCCGCGGCATGCGGATCGCCCAGATGGTGGTGGCGCCGGTCACGGCGCCGCTGCTGGCTGAGGTGGACGCCCTGCCCGCGACCGTGCGGGGAGCGGGCGGTTTCGGCTCCACCGGGGCCTGA
- a CDS encoding RrF2 family transcriptional regulator has product MLRLSKKLLFALEAVVDIAHNGGAEPVQSKEITRRQGIPQRYLEQVMQQLVHAEILEGVRGPRGGYRLARERRKITIGDIARVVRAMEKADDPMADPAGSDLGHMVVRPVWQEVQDELMARLDGITVADLCQRAVEQGIRSEAMTRMDFSI; this is encoded by the coding sequence ATGCTCAGGCTGTCGAAAAAACTGCTGTTCGCGTTGGAAGCCGTGGTCGACATCGCCCATAACGGCGGCGCCGAACCCGTGCAGAGCAAAGAGATCACCCGCCGCCAGGGCATCCCACAGCGTTATCTGGAACAGGTGATGCAGCAGTTGGTTCACGCCGAGATCCTGGAAGGCGTGCGCGGACCGCGCGGCGGCTATCGGCTGGCGCGCGAGCGGCGCAAGATCACCATCGGCGACATCGCCCGCGTGGTGCGCGCCATGGAGAAGGCCGACGACCCGATGGCCGATCCCGCCGGTTCCGACCTTGGCCACATGGTGGTCCGGCCGGTCTGGCAGGAGGTCCAGGACGAATTGATGGCGCGGCTGGACGGTATCACCGTCGCCGATCTGTGCCAGCGCGCCGTGGAACAGGGCATCCGCAGCGAAGCGATGACCCGGATGGATTTCTCGATCTGA
- the cysK gene encoding cysteine synthase A — translation MTDTPATWHPTPTQGRGRIYDNIIDTIGDTPLVRLSRLGAEKQVKGEVLAKLEFFNPLASVKDRIAGAMIAAAEAEGAIGPDTVLVEPTSGNTGIALAFVCAAKGYRLILAMPESMSVERRKMLKLLGAELELTPAKAGMKGAIARAQEIVDSNPNAVMLQQFRNAANPAVHRVTTAEEIWADTAGRVDVVVAGVGTGGTITGIGQVLKQKNPAIRMVAVEPEDSAVLSGGLPGPHKIQGIGAGFVPEILDRSVIDEVLTIANETAFDYARLLARSEGIPSGISSGAAVAAAVEIAQRPDMAGKIIVAIVPSFAERYLSTDLFNGLD, via the coding sequence ATGACCGATACACCCGCCACCTGGCACCCCACGCCCACCCAGGGCCGCGGCCGGATCTATGACAACATCATCGACACCATCGGCGACACGCCGCTGGTGCGCCTGTCGCGCCTCGGCGCCGAGAAGCAGGTGAAGGGCGAGGTTCTGGCGAAGCTGGAATTCTTCAACCCCCTGGCCTCGGTGAAGGATCGCATCGCCGGCGCGATGATCGCCGCCGCCGAGGCGGAGGGCGCCATCGGCCCCGATACCGTTCTGGTCGAGCCGACATCGGGCAACACCGGCATCGCGCTGGCCTTCGTCTGCGCCGCCAAGGGCTATCGCCTGATCCTGGCCATGCCCGAGAGCATGTCGGTTGAACGGCGCAAGATGCTGAAGCTGCTGGGCGCCGAGCTGGAACTGACCCCCGCCAAGGCCGGCATGAAGGGCGCCATCGCCCGCGCGCAGGAGATTGTCGACAGCAATCCGAACGCGGTCATGCTGCAGCAGTTCCGCAATGCGGCCAACCCGGCCGTGCATCGGGTGACCACGGCCGAAGAGATCTGGGCGGATACCGCGGGCCGCGTCGATGTGGTGGTGGCCGGCGTCGGCACCGGCGGCACCATCACCGGTATCGGCCAGGTGCTGAAGCAGAAGAATCCGGCGATCCGCATGGTCGCGGTCGAACCGGAAGACAGCGCCGTGCTCTCAGGGGGCCTGCCCGGCCCGCACAAGATCCAGGGCATCGGCGCCGGCTTCGTGCCCGAGATCCTGGACCGGTCGGTGATCGACGAGGTGCTGACCATCGCCAACGAAACCGCCTTCGACTATGCCCGCCTGCTGGCGCGCAGCGAAGGCATCCCGTCGGGTATCTCGTCGGGGGCCGCGGTCGCGGCCGCGGTGGAGATCGCCCAGCGGCCCGACATGGCCGGCAAGATCATCGTCGCGATCGTGCCCTCCTTCGCCGAACGCTATCTGTCGACCGACCTGTTCAACGGCCTGGACTGA
- a CDS encoding HesA/MoeB/ThiF family protein — translation MSDDDELTDAEIERYSRQLVLPEFSEAAQLALKRARVLLIGAGGLGAPLGLYLAAAGVGTIGIVDGDRVDLSNLQRQIIHRTNDIGVPKVDSAARAIRALNPLTRVETHDMPISAANAEALIGGYDLVADGSDNFDTRFLVNDACHLLGRTLVSAAILRFDGQVYTFASHRHREGPTGGPRLPCYRCLYPAPPPPGLIPSCSSGGIIGALAGMVGSLQALEVVKELTGLGEGLAGRMLIIDALSNRFRSVRLPADPDCPLCGSHPRITRIGQEAG, via the coding sequence ATGAGCGATGACGACGAGCTTACCGACGCCGAGATCGAGCGTTACAGCCGCCAGCTTGTCCTGCCGGAATTCTCGGAAGCGGCACAGCTGGCGCTGAAGCGCGCCCGCGTGCTGCTGATCGGCGCCGGCGGGCTTGGCGCGCCGCTGGGCCTGTATCTGGCGGCGGCGGGGGTCGGCACCATCGGCATCGTCGATGGCGACCGGGTCGACCTCAGCAATCTTCAGCGCCAGATCATCCACCGCACCAATGATATCGGCGTACCGAAGGTGGACAGCGCCGCCCGCGCGATCCGCGCGCTCAACCCGCTCACCCGGGTGGAAACCCACGACATGCCGATCAGCGCCGCCAATGCCGAGGCCCTGATCGGCGGTTATGATCTGGTTGCCGACGGTTCGGACAATTTCGACACCCGGTTTCTGGTCAACGACGCCTGCCACCTGCTGGGCCGGACGCTGGTGTCGGCGGCGATCCTGCGCTTCGACGGCCAGGTCTATACCTTCGCCTCGCATCGCCACCGCGAGGGTCCGACCGGCGGCCCCCGTCTGCCCTGCTATCGCTGCCTCTATCCGGCGCCGCCGCCGCCGGGGCTGATCCCCAGCTGTTCCAGCGGCGGCATCATCGGCGCGCTGGCCGGCATGGTCGGTTCGCTTCAGGCGCTGGAGGTGGTGAAGGAACTGACCGGCCTCGGCGAGGGGCTGGCCGGGCGGATGCTGATCATCGACGCGCTGTCGAACCGCTTCCGCAGCGTGCGCCTGCCCGCCGATCCCGACTGCCCGCTCTGCGGCAGCCATCCGCGCATCACCCGGATCGGCCAGGAGGCGGGCTGA
- a CDS encoding DsrE family protein has protein sequence MPDGEVTPAGGPVTGLILQSGAVDRVHYGLAMAAAALALSTPVVLFFTNAALLSLRAAGPDGRPGWADAPLGADLIAAGIATDAAGYDAGLTSRGAAGIEDLIEAVSELGGRFMICEMGLRAIGLDRTALRTDIGFEEGGLVTLYRILGPDGRLVVI, from the coding sequence ATGCCGGATGGAGAGGTGACGCCAGCCGGCGGGCCGGTCACCGGGCTGATCCTGCAATCCGGTGCCGTCGACCGGGTGCATTACGGGTTGGCGATGGCTGCTGCGGCGCTGGCCCTGTCGACGCCGGTGGTGCTGTTCTTCACGAATGCCGCCCTGCTCAGCCTGCGTGCCGCCGGCCCCGACGGGCGTCCCGGCTGGGCCGATGCGCCGCTGGGCGCCGACTTGATTGCGGCGGGCATCGCCACCGATGCGGCCGGCTATGACGCCGGCCTCACCAGCCGCGGCGCGGCCGGCATCGAGGATCTGATCGAGGCGGTGTCGGAACTGGGCGGCCGGTTCATGATCTGCGAGATGGGCCTGCGCGCCATCGGCCTGGACCGCACGGCGCTGCGCACCGATATCGGCTTCGAAGAGGGCGGTCTGGTCACGCTCTATCGCATCCTTGGCCCCGACGGCCGGCTGGTGGTCATCTGA
- a CDS encoding response regulator, whose amino-acid sequence MTVTSRGLIVLAEDQDSLRKLYRDVLEAHGFSVFTANNGEQAIQLCISNTPKLLILDIMMPGMDGIEACGRIRKILGSTVPIIFLSSLDTRETVRACLEAGGDDYIIKSESLAKLIERVEFWTRPKTPHARERRREVLTSARDALARPQAELASRQLKLAEGPPTIQNDDVLLRVSRVVALARALANPDFGNVHAEQVFMLGYLTGSVEYWAQRTPEVKRRFDEYLRAALRDTGIVDKAQGDRLIAALIDFVNEQTFKSGRAAGRREANEAENGAGPFEPMALRDFEESRRAPDGRR is encoded by the coding sequence ATGACCGTCACCAGCCGCGGCCTCATCGTCCTCGCCGAGGACCAGGACAGTCTGCGAAAGCTCTATCGCGATGTGCTGGAGGCGCATGGATTCTCGGTGTTCACCGCCAATAACGGCGAACAGGCCATACAGCTGTGCATATCGAACACGCCCAAGCTGCTCATCCTCGACATCATGATGCCGGGCATGGACGGTATCGAGGCCTGTGGCCGGATCCGCAAAATTCTGGGCAGCACGGTGCCGATCATCTTCCTGTCCTCGCTCGACACGCGCGAAACCGTGCGTGCCTGCCTGGAAGCCGGCGGTGACGACTATATTATCAAGTCGGAAAGCCTGGCCAAGCTGATCGAGCGGGTGGAGTTCTGGACCCGGCCGAAGACCCCGCATGCCCGCGAACGCCGGCGTGAGGTGCTGACCTCCGCCCGTGATGCCCTGGCCCGCCCGCAGGCGGAACTGGCCAGCCGGCAGTTGAAGCTGGCCGAGGGGCCGCCGACCATCCAGAACGACGACGTCCTGCTGCGGGTCAGCCGGGTGGTGGCGCTGGCGCGTGCGCTGGCCAACCCCGATTTCGGCAATGTCCATGCCGAACAGGTGTTCATGCTGGGCTATCTCACCGGCTCGGTCGAATACTGGGCACAGCGCACGCCCGAGGTGAAGCGCCGCTTCGATGAATATCTGCGCGCGGCCCTGCGCGACACCGGCATCGTCGACAAAGCTCAGGGCGACCGGCTGATCGCGGCGCTGATCGATTTCGTCAACGAGCAGACCTTCAAATCCGGCCGGGCCGCCGGCCGCCGGGAGGCGAACGAGGCCGAGAACGGCGCCGGCCCGTTCGAGCCCATGGCGCTGCGCGATTTCGAGGAAAGCCGCCGCGCGCCGGATGGGCGCCGCTGA